A genomic segment from Idiomarina piscisalsi encodes:
- a CDS encoding DUF1499 domain-containing protein: MKALHGLFIFLGFLSVILLAVSGPLYKSGTADLGTAFLMLRWALYIGAAAFVLNIIWYLIRRPQGLVAGLSGLAIVAGGISVYMPFSQYLKAQNVPAIHDITTDTQNPPEFVAIAPLREDAPNPVEYAGEETAKQQLKAYPELTTYEALVSPAELFEAALEASKSMGWEMVESSEVDGRIEATATTTWFGFKDDVVIRVRPTADGSELDIRSKSRVGRSDVGKNAERIREFMSELEAQLK, from the coding sequence ATGAAAGCGTTGCATGGCTTATTTATTTTTCTCGGCTTTTTGTCGGTGATTCTGTTGGCAGTATCTGGGCCTTTGTATAAAAGTGGCACTGCCGACTTAGGCACCGCATTCTTAATGCTGCGTTGGGCGCTTTATATCGGTGCCGCTGCATTCGTTCTGAATATTATTTGGTATTTGATTCGCCGCCCTCAAGGTCTGGTGGCGGGATTGAGCGGTTTAGCCATTGTTGCCGGGGGTATTTCAGTTTACATGCCGTTTAGCCAATATTTGAAGGCTCAAAATGTGCCAGCTATTCACGACATTACTACTGACACACAAAACCCGCCTGAGTTTGTTGCTATTGCTCCATTACGTGAGGATGCGCCTAACCCGGTAGAGTATGCCGGCGAAGAGACGGCAAAACAGCAACTGAAAGCTTATCCAGAATTAACGACTTATGAAGCCTTGGTGTCACCTGCAGAGTTGTTCGAAGCCGCCTTGGAAGCCTCTAAAAGCATGGGTTGGGAGATGGTTGAAAGCTCAGAGGTAGACGGTCGAATAGAAGCTACCGCTACAACCACTTGGTTTGGCTTTAAAGACGACGTAGTGATACGCGTACGACCCACTGCAGACGGCAGTGAACTGGATATTCGCAGTAAGTCTCGCGTTGGTCGTAGTGACGTCGGTAAAAACGCCGAACGTATCCGGGAGTTTATGAGTGAGCTAGAAGCTCAATTGAAATAG